Proteins co-encoded in one Quercus robur chromosome 8, dhQueRobu3.1, whole genome shotgun sequence genomic window:
- the LOC126697720 gene encoding nucleosome assembly protein 1;2-like isoform X4: MKVEVEEAMELEDQLHKRFKHDPSLLAAMESGTEPVTESAMESVTKPPETIWKSIRDRVLRSSDLPLTSEKGYGMEYIFYPHWTNSDRLLIKIGQTGLDLNEVDREFAKLVPPPPPEVKTNLVLMICFFDKHPEKGYTFAWVRDFSSLYNAGKSYACDDDDDLIDDDPDEAEVDDPDKAEVDKAEDEDEDEDEDDEDEDEDEDEDDGDDFLYVVKSNRDPFDREDNSADRFGFRHNYERTLAARIRRVMSKRTECRYVFGFN; the protein is encoded by the exons ATGAAGGTAGAGGTTGAAGAAGCCATGGAGTTGGAGGACCAACTTCACAAGCGATTCAAGCACGACCCATCTCTACTGGCAGCAATGGAGTCCGGCACAGAGCCTGTCACAGAGTCTGCAATGGAGTCCGTCACAAAACCACCAGAGACCATTTGGAAGTCCAT ACGTGACCGGGTATTACGATCATCAGATTTGCCACTTACTTCAGAGAAAG GGTATGGCATGGAATATATCTTTTATCCTCACTGGACCAACAGTGACCGTCTTCTAATAAAAATTGGTCAGACTGGACTCGATCTAAATGAGGTTGATAGGGAGTTTGCTAAACTggtgccaccaccaccaccagaaGTGAAAACCAACCTTGTTCTTATGATTTGCTTTTTTGACAAGCACCCG GAAAAAGGCTATACCTTTGCTTGGGTTAGAGATTTCTCAA GTCTTTATAATGCTGGGAAAAGTTATGcttgtgatgatgatgatgatttgattgaTGATGACCCTGATGAGGCTGAGGTTGATGACCCTGATAAGGCTGAGGTTGATAAggctgaggatgaggatgaggatgaggatgaggatgatgaggatgaggatgaggatgaggatgaggatgatggtgaTGATTTTCTATATGTAGTTAAATCTAATAGGGATCCTTTTGATAGAGAAGATAATAGTGCTGACAGATTTGGGTTCCGCCACAATTATGAGAGAACTTTAGCAGCGCGTATCAGAAGAGTGATGTCGAAGCGAACAGAGTGTAGGTACGTTTTTGGATTCAATTAG
- the LOC126697720 gene encoding nucleosome assembly protein 1;2-like isoform X1 — protein sequence MEKAGMKVEVEEAMELEDQLHKRFKHDPSLLAAMESGTEPVTESAMESVTKPPETIWKSIRDRVLRSSDLPLTSEKGYGMEYIFYPHWTNSDRLLIKIGQTGLDLNEVDREFAKLVPPPPPEVKTNLVLMICFFDKHPEKGYTFAWVRDFSSLYNAGKSYACDDDDDLIDDDPDEAEVDDPDKAEVDKAEDEDEDEDEDDEDEDEDEDEDDGDDFLYVVKSNRDPFDREDNSADRFGFRHNYERTLAARIRRVMSKRTECRYVFGFN from the exons ATGGag AAGGCGGGGATGAAGGTAGAGGTTGAAGAAGCCATGGAGTTGGAGGACCAACTTCACAAGCGATTCAAGCACGACCCATCTCTACTGGCAGCAATGGAGTCCGGCACAGAGCCTGTCACAGAGTCTGCAATGGAGTCCGTCACAAAACCACCAGAGACCATTTGGAAGTCCAT ACGTGACCGGGTATTACGATCATCAGATTTGCCACTTACTTCAGAGAAAG GGTATGGCATGGAATATATCTTTTATCCTCACTGGACCAACAGTGACCGTCTTCTAATAAAAATTGGTCAGACTGGACTCGATCTAAATGAGGTTGATAGGGAGTTTGCTAAACTggtgccaccaccaccaccagaaGTGAAAACCAACCTTGTTCTTATGATTTGCTTTTTTGACAAGCACCCG GAAAAAGGCTATACCTTTGCTTGGGTTAGAGATTTCTCAA GTCTTTATAATGCTGGGAAAAGTTATGcttgtgatgatgatgatgatttgattgaTGATGACCCTGATGAGGCTGAGGTTGATGACCCTGATAAGGCTGAGGTTGATAAggctgaggatgaggatgaggatgaggatgaggatgatgaggatgaggatgaggatgaggatgaggatgatggtgaTGATTTTCTATATGTAGTTAAATCTAATAGGGATCCTTTTGATAGAGAAGATAATAGTGCTGACAGATTTGGGTTCCGCCACAATTATGAGAGAACTTTAGCAGCGCGTATCAGAAGAGTGATGTCGAAGCGAACAGAGTGTAGGTACGTTTTTGGATTCAATTAG
- the LOC126697720 gene encoding nucleosome assembly protein 1;2-like isoform X2, which produces MEAGMKVEVEEAMELEDQLHKRFKHDPSLLAAMESGTEPVTESAMESVTKPPETIWKSIRDRVLRSSDLPLTSEKGYGMEYIFYPHWTNSDRLLIKIGQTGLDLNEVDREFAKLVPPPPPEVKTNLVLMICFFDKHPEKGYTFAWVRDFSSLYNAGKSYACDDDDDLIDDDPDEAEVDDPDKAEVDKAEDEDEDEDEDDEDEDEDEDEDDGDDFLYVVKSNRDPFDREDNSADRFGFRHNYERTLAARIRRVMSKRTECRYVFGFN; this is translated from the exons ATGGag GCGGGGATGAAGGTAGAGGTTGAAGAAGCCATGGAGTTGGAGGACCAACTTCACAAGCGATTCAAGCACGACCCATCTCTACTGGCAGCAATGGAGTCCGGCACAGAGCCTGTCACAGAGTCTGCAATGGAGTCCGTCACAAAACCACCAGAGACCATTTGGAAGTCCAT ACGTGACCGGGTATTACGATCATCAGATTTGCCACTTACTTCAGAGAAAG GGTATGGCATGGAATATATCTTTTATCCTCACTGGACCAACAGTGACCGTCTTCTAATAAAAATTGGTCAGACTGGACTCGATCTAAATGAGGTTGATAGGGAGTTTGCTAAACTggtgccaccaccaccaccagaaGTGAAAACCAACCTTGTTCTTATGATTTGCTTTTTTGACAAGCACCCG GAAAAAGGCTATACCTTTGCTTGGGTTAGAGATTTCTCAA GTCTTTATAATGCTGGGAAAAGTTATGcttgtgatgatgatgatgatttgattgaTGATGACCCTGATGAGGCTGAGGTTGATGACCCTGATAAGGCTGAGGTTGATAAggctgaggatgaggatgaggatgaggatgaggatgatgaggatgaggatgaggatgaggatgaggatgatggtgaTGATTTTCTATATGTAGTTAAATCTAATAGGGATCCTTTTGATAGAGAAGATAATAGTGCTGACAGATTTGGGTTCCGCCACAATTATGAGAGAACTTTAGCAGCGCGTATCAGAAGAGTGATGTCGAAGCGAACAGAGTGTAGGTACGTTTTTGGATTCAATTAG
- the LOC126697720 gene encoding nucleosome assembly protein 1;2-like isoform X3 yields MEAGMKVEVEEAMELEDQLHKRFKHDPSLLAAMESGTEPVTESAMESVTKPPETIWKSIRDRVLRSSDLPLTSEKGYGMEYIFYPHWTNSDRLLIKIGQTGLDLNEVDREFAKLVPPPPPEVKTNLVLMICFFDKHPEKGYTFAWVRDFSSLYNAGKSYACDDDDDLIDDDPDEAEVDDPDKAEVDKAEDEDEDEDEDDEDEDEDEDEDDGDDFLYVVKSNRDPFDREDNSADRFGFRHNYERTLAARIRRVMSKRTECRYVFGFN; encoded by the exons ATGGAG GCGGGGATGAAGGTAGAGGTTGAAGAAGCCATGGAGTTGGAGGACCAACTTCACAAGCGATTCAAGCACGACCCATCTCTACTGGCAGCAATGGAGTCCGGCACAGAGCCTGTCACAGAGTCTGCAATGGAGTCCGTCACAAAACCACCAGAGACCATTTGGAAGTCCAT ACGTGACCGGGTATTACGATCATCAGATTTGCCACTTACTTCAGAGAAAG GGTATGGCATGGAATATATCTTTTATCCTCACTGGACCAACAGTGACCGTCTTCTAATAAAAATTGGTCAGACTGGACTCGATCTAAATGAGGTTGATAGGGAGTTTGCTAAACTggtgccaccaccaccaccagaaGTGAAAACCAACCTTGTTCTTATGATTTGCTTTTTTGACAAGCACCCG GAAAAAGGCTATACCTTTGCTTGGGTTAGAGATTTCTCAA GTCTTTATAATGCTGGGAAAAGTTATGcttgtgatgatgatgatgatttgattgaTGATGACCCTGATGAGGCTGAGGTTGATGACCCTGATAAGGCTGAGGTTGATAAggctgaggatgaggatgaggatgaggatgaggatgatgaggatgaggatgaggatgaggatgaggatgatggtgaTGATTTTCTATATGTAGTTAAATCTAATAGGGATCCTTTTGATAGAGAAGATAATAGTGCTGACAGATTTGGGTTCCGCCACAATTATGAGAGAACTTTAGCAGCGCGTATCAGAAGAGTGATGTCGAAGCGAACAGAGTGTAGGTACGTTTTTGGATTCAATTAG
- the LOC126697721 gene encoding uncharacterized protein LOC126697721 isoform X1, whose translation MELEKDQLGPLNKRFKQDPSLQPTMESVTEPAEADSKSICEPSIQPPSVHSSDSGVTEADQLDPHKHSLSLQATMESVTESSDSISEFPCELSIQEPSDQSSDSFFFGNGSCKIAVEKIFLSYPDWNSKAVLMEKLKDSGLELDKVAQDFDKLTPPESSKNIIFRFIHYDDKSYSFAWIEKITDAMKAKPRKIQLRKHNGRRKFNYAIPIYDPTVDSDAFDLILDDVEKCYWPMVLRRVLHDDEDYGDSYKSDEDYIEVVNEDAVEVVNEDADKDVNEDAVEDENEDADEDDDYEIKNRDRFDLQEIRNEDAVEDENEDAVEDENEDADEDDDYEIKNRDRFDLQEIRMRMRFKPKKSYKEDDDDDDDEEEEEEDNDDRKFYDPYF comes from the exons ATGGAGTTGGAGAAGGACCAACTAGGTCCGCTTAACAAGCGATTCAAGCAGGACCCATCTCTACAGCCTACAATGGAGTCTGTCACAGAACCAGCAGAAGCTGATTCCAAGTCCAT ATGTGAGCCGAGCATACAACCACCCTCAGTTCACTCATCAGATTCAGGTGTGACAGAAGCTGATCAGCTAGATCCCCATAAGCACAGCCTATCTCTACAGGCAACAATGGAGTCTGTAACAGAATCATCCGACTCCATTTCGGAGTTCCC ATGTGAGTTGAGCATACAAGAACCCTCAGATCAATCATCAGATTCATTTTTTTTCGGAAATGGTTCGTGCAAGATAG CGGTTGAAAAGATTTTTCTCTCTTATCCTGACTGGAACTCGAAGGCAGTTCTCATGGAAAAGCTTAAGGATAGTGGGCTTGAACTAGACAAGGTTGCTCAGGATTTTGATAAGCTAACTCCACCAGAGTCTtctaaaaacattatttttaggtTTATCCATTATGAT GATAAAAGTTATTCCTTCGCTTGGATTGAAAAAATCACTG ATGCAATGAAAGCTAAACCTAGGAAGATTCAGCTTCGGAAGCATAATGGTaggagaaaatttaattatgcCATACCTATATATGATCCAACCGTCGACAGCGATGCGTTTGATCTAATTTTAGATGACGTTGAAAAATGCTACTGGCCTATGGTTTTAAGGAGAGTTCTTCACGATGATGAAGACTATGGAGACAGCTATAAAAGTGACGAAGATTATATTGAAGTTGTGAATGAAGATGCTGTTGAAGTTGTGAATGAAGATGCTGATAAAGATGTGAATGAAGATGCTGTTGAAGACGAAAATGAAGATgctgatgaagatgatgattaTGAAATCAAGAATAGAGATAGATTTGACTTGCAAGAAATCAGAAATGAAGATGCTGTTGAAGACGAAAATGAAGATGCTGTTGAAGACGAAAATGAAGATgctgatgaagatgatgattaTGAAATCAAGAATAGAGATAGATTTGACTTACAAGAAATCAGAATGAGAATGCgctttaaacccaaaaaaagctATAAAGAAGATGATGACGATGACgatgatgaggaggaggaggaggaggataaCGATGACCGCAAATTTTACGATCCATATTTTTAG
- the LOC126697721 gene encoding uncharacterized protein LOC126697721 isoform X2 translates to MELEKDQLGPLNKRFKQDPSLQPTMESVTEPAEADSKSICEPSIQPPSVHSSDSGVTEADQLDPHKHSLSLQATMESVTESSDSISEFPCELSIQEPSDQSSDSFFFGNAVEKIFLSYPDWNSKAVLMEKLKDSGLELDKVAQDFDKLTPPESSKNIIFRFIHYDDKSYSFAWIEKITDAMKAKPRKIQLRKHNGRRKFNYAIPIYDPTVDSDAFDLILDDVEKCYWPMVLRRVLHDDEDYGDSYKSDEDYIEVVNEDAVEVVNEDADKDVNEDAVEDENEDADEDDDYEIKNRDRFDLQEIRNEDAVEDENEDAVEDENEDADEDDDYEIKNRDRFDLQEIRMRMRFKPKKSYKEDDDDDDDEEEEEEDNDDRKFYDPYF, encoded by the exons ATGGAGTTGGAGAAGGACCAACTAGGTCCGCTTAACAAGCGATTCAAGCAGGACCCATCTCTACAGCCTACAATGGAGTCTGTCACAGAACCAGCAGAAGCTGATTCCAAGTCCAT ATGTGAGCCGAGCATACAACCACCCTCAGTTCACTCATCAGATTCAGGTGTGACAGAAGCTGATCAGCTAGATCCCCATAAGCACAGCCTATCTCTACAGGCAACAATGGAGTCTGTAACAGAATCATCCGACTCCATTTCGGAGTTCCC ATGTGAGTTGAGCATACAAGAACCCTCAGATCAATCATCAGATTCATTTTTTTTCGGAAATG CGGTTGAAAAGATTTTTCTCTCTTATCCTGACTGGAACTCGAAGGCAGTTCTCATGGAAAAGCTTAAGGATAGTGGGCTTGAACTAGACAAGGTTGCTCAGGATTTTGATAAGCTAACTCCACCAGAGTCTtctaaaaacattatttttaggtTTATCCATTATGAT GATAAAAGTTATTCCTTCGCTTGGATTGAAAAAATCACTG ATGCAATGAAAGCTAAACCTAGGAAGATTCAGCTTCGGAAGCATAATGGTaggagaaaatttaattatgcCATACCTATATATGATCCAACCGTCGACAGCGATGCGTTTGATCTAATTTTAGATGACGTTGAAAAATGCTACTGGCCTATGGTTTTAAGGAGAGTTCTTCACGATGATGAAGACTATGGAGACAGCTATAAAAGTGACGAAGATTATATTGAAGTTGTGAATGAAGATGCTGTTGAAGTTGTGAATGAAGATGCTGATAAAGATGTGAATGAAGATGCTGTTGAAGACGAAAATGAAGATgctgatgaagatgatgattaTGAAATCAAGAATAGAGATAGATTTGACTTGCAAGAAATCAGAAATGAAGATGCTGTTGAAGACGAAAATGAAGATGCTGTTGAAGACGAAAATGAAGATgctgatgaagatgatgattaTGAAATCAAGAATAGAGATAGATTTGACTTACAAGAAATCAGAATGAGAATGCgctttaaacccaaaaaaagctATAAAGAAGATGATGACGATGACgatgatgaggaggaggaggaggaggataaCGATGACCGCAAATTTTACGATCCATATTTTTAG
- the LOC126697724 gene encoding putative ABC1 protein At2g40090 isoform X2, whose translation MATRALWRTGKKLALVSTALCAGGAGATIAKSDDPATALKLFTAVPVRLVRDSITAASIVFDYEYSLWGLDEGSVEKSKVKHEVHLRSARKLEELCFINGGIYIKLGQHVGQMDYLVPQEYVETLRASMLNRCPVSSYDQVCQVIKKELGESPDKIFSEFDPTPIASASLAQVHVARTIDGQKVAVKVQHTHMTDTAAADHATVDMIVNTIHRFFPSFDYRWLVDEMRESVPKELDFLVEAQNSEKCLDNFRKQSPHIADYVYAPKVYWNLSTSKLLTMEFMDGAHVNDVKAIQRLGIQPKEVAKLVSQAFAEMMFKHGFVHCDPHAANLLVRPLPSTKRSILGKRKPQLIILDHGLYKELDFHTRANYAALWKALIFADATAIKENCVKLGAGEDLYALFAGILTMRPWNKVVDPSVDHLVIKSNDGDRSELQMYASQYFPQISELLRRLPRVILLMLKTNDCLRAVNSSLELSHSCSLSLVSIVSHSSWQSF comes from the exons ATGGCCACGCGAGCCCTGTGGCGCACCGGAAAGAAGCTCGCGTTGGTCTCCACCGCCTTGTGTGCCGGTGGCGCCGGCGCCACCATAGCCAAGTCGGACGATCCGGCGACGGCGCTGAAGCTCTTCACCGCCGTCCCTGTCCGCCTCGTACGCGACTCCATCACCGCCGCCTCCATCGTCTTCG ATTATGAATATTCACTGTGGGGACTGGATGAAGGAAGTGTTGAGAAATCAAAAGTGAAACATGAGGTTCATCTTAGGTCGGCGCGTAAACTTGAAGAGCTTTGTTTTATAAATGGTGGAATTTATATCAAACTAGGTCAACATGTTGGTCAAATG GATTACTTGGTACCTCAGGAGTACGTAGAGACATTGAGGGCGTCTATGTTGAATAGATGTCCAGTTTCCTCATATGATCAAGTGTGCCAAGTGATCAAGAAAGAGCTTGGAGAGTCACCAGATAAA ATTTTTTCTGAATTTGATCCTACTCCAATAGCAAGCGCTTCCCTTGCACAAGTTCATGTTGCTCGCACGATTGATGGCCAGAAAGTTGCTGTGAAG GTCCAGCACACTCACATGACCGATACTGCGGCTGCAGATCATGCCACTGTGGATATGATTGTGAACACCATACATcgattttttccttcttttgatTACAG GTGGTTGGTTGATGAAATGCGTGAAAGTGTACCCAAG GAACTGGATTTTTTGGTTGAGGCACAAAACAGTGAGAAATGCTTGGACAACTTCCGGAAGCAATCTCCTCATATTGCGGACTATGTATATGCACCAAAGGTGTATTGGAATTTAAGTACCTCAAAGTTGTTAACGATGGAATTTATGGATGGTGCACACGTAAATGATGTGAAGGCCATTCAAAGACTTGGAATTCAACCAAAGGAAGTTGCAAAATTA GTTAGTCAAGCTTTCGCTGAGATGATGTTCAAACATGGGTTTGTGCATTGTGACCCCCATGCAGCCAACTTGCTAGTTCGCCCTTTGCCTTCCACCAAAAGGAGCATTCTGG gaaaaagaaaaccacaGTTGATAATTCTAGACCATGGGTTGTATAAAGAACTTGACTTCCATACAAGAGCCAACTATGCTGCACTTTGGAAG GCATTAATATTCGCTGATGCTACTGCAATAAAGGAAAATTGTGTGAAATTGGGTGCTGGGGAGGATCTATATGCACTATTTGCAGGAATTCTTACTATGAGGCCATGGAATAAGGTTGTTGACCCATCTGTTGATCATTTGGTCATAAAAAGCAATGATGGTGACCGTTCAGAGCTACAG ATGTATGCTTCTCAGTATTTCCCTCAAATTTCAGAACTCCTGCGGAGACTGCCGCGTGTAATTCTGTTAATGCTGAAGACAAATGATTGTTTACGAGCAGTTAACAGTTCTCTG